One Flagellimonas sp. CMM7 genomic region harbors:
- a CDS encoding DUF5687 family protein, with protein sequence MFKRFINLQWKSFFRSSSFRKGLALKIVMFFFGIYMIGALVFVGGFLYEILRKTFPDQSPMWVLSGYLVYWVLIELLFRYFLQKLPVMDIKPLLLIPIKKSTIAHYILGRSGVSGYNLLALFFFIPFGIVLLFNGYPVLNVVLWLVSIFSIVLCINYVNFLVNKSDKALGIIGGIIVVLYGLDYFQLLPVKEFFGPIFHGLYQYPITLLIPLGLSILAYALNYRLLKNKLFLDASLKSKTKEVKTSDLSWTKRFGDMGTFLQLDLKMIWRNKRTKAQVFISLLFVFYGLIFYTQEVYANMIPMFAFLGIFMTGIFLSNFGQFIPAWDSGYYSMMMAQNIPLRKYLESKATLISVSVLVMFILTIPYVYFGWDALAINFGSALYNLGVNIPVILFFGSFNKKRIDLDKSPFGNMQGTSATQFLIMLPVLGLPILIFTALYYLISMEAAVITLSLLGVIGFALKNYLLDKITEQYRKKKYGMIAGFKEKNS encoded by the coding sequence ATGTTTAAACGTTTCATCAATCTTCAATGGAAATCTTTTTTTAGATCCTCTTCATTTAGGAAGGGGTTGGCACTGAAGATTGTAATGTTTTTTTTTGGTATTTACATGATCGGGGCCTTGGTGTTTGTTGGAGGGTTTCTATATGAAATCCTTAGAAAAACCTTTCCAGACCAATCTCCAATGTGGGTACTTAGTGGGTATTTGGTTTATTGGGTCCTAATAGAACTGCTTTTTAGGTATTTTTTGCAGAAGCTTCCGGTGATGGACATTAAACCACTATTGTTGATTCCGATTAAAAAAAGCACCATAGCACATTATATATTGGGCAGGTCAGGTGTGTCTGGTTACAATTTGTTGGCACTTTTCTTTTTTATCCCTTTTGGCATTGTGCTTTTGTTTAATGGATATCCTGTTTTGAATGTAGTGTTATGGCTTGTGTCAATTTTCTCTATAGTGCTGTGCATCAACTATGTCAATTTTCTTGTTAACAAAAGTGACAAGGCATTGGGAATTATTGGAGGCATTATAGTTGTCCTATATGGACTCGATTATTTTCAATTATTACCCGTAAAAGAATTTTTTGGACCTATTTTTCACGGATTGTATCAATACCCCATTACTCTACTAATACCCCTGGGGCTGTCCATCTTGGCATATGCTTTAAATTATAGACTCCTTAAAAACAAACTCTTTTTGGATGCTTCTTTAAAGTCCAAAACGAAAGAGGTAAAGACGTCCGATTTGTCATGGACAAAACGCTTTGGTGACATGGGCACTTTTTTACAATTAGACCTTAAAATGATTTGGCGCAACAAAAGAACCAAAGCCCAAGTTTTTATTTCCCTCCTTTTTGTGTTTTACGGTTTAATATTTTATACCCAAGAGGTTTATGCCAACATGATTCCGATGTTTGCTTTTTTGGGAATCTTCATGACGGGAATTTTCTTAAGCAATTTTGGGCAATTTATTCCTGCATGGGATAGTGGTTACTATAGTATGATGATGGCACAGAACATACCACTTAGAAAATATTTGGAGTCCAAAGCAACTCTTATATCTGTTAGTGTGTTGGTAATGTTTATACTGACCATTCCTTATGTCTATTTTGGCTGGGATGCCCTGGCCATAAATTTTGGAAGCGCACTGTATAATCTGGGCGTAAATATTCCTGTGATACTGTTCTTTGGATCTTTCAATAAAAAAAGAATAGACTTGGATAAAAGCCCCTTTGGCAATATGCAAGGAACTAGCGCGACTCAGTTTTTGATTATGTTGCCGGTGCTGGGTCTTCCCATTTTAATTTTTACTGCACTTTATTATCTCATATCAATGGAAGCTGCGGTCATAACACTTTCTCTTTTGGGAGTTATAGGTTTTGCGCTAAAGAATTATCTGCTGGACAAGATTACAGAACAATATAGAAAAAAGAAATACGGAATGATTGCTGGCTTTAAGGAAAAGAACAGTTAA
- a CDS encoding ABC transporter ATP-binding protein, with protein MIVTENLSKKYGSQTVLNIESLEIPKGQSFGLVGNNGAGKTTFFSLLLDLIQPTSGHIINNDVQVNKSEGWKPFTSSFIDETFLIGYLTPEEYFYFIGDLRGRNKADVDALLSNFEDFFHGEILGQKKYLRDLSKGNQKKAGIVASFIGNPEVVVLDEPFANLDPTTQIRLKGIIKELAAKNEVTVLVSSHDLQHVTEVCERIVVLNKGEIVKDIQTSAETLKELETFFAG; from the coding sequence ATGATTGTAACGGAAAACCTTTCCAAAAAATACGGATCTCAAACTGTCTTGAATATTGAATCTTTGGAAATACCTAAAGGCCAAAGCTTTGGTCTGGTGGGGAACAATGGTGCAGGCAAGACCACTTTTTTTAGCCTTTTATTGGATTTGATTCAGCCAACCTCTGGTCATATTATAAACAACGATGTTCAAGTGAATAAAAGCGAAGGATGGAAACCATTTACATCTTCATTTATTGATGAAACCTTCCTTATTGGGTATTTAACCCCCGAGGAATACTTTTATTTTATAGGAGATTTAAGGGGAAGGAACAAAGCCGATGTGGATGCATTACTGTCCAACTTTGAAGACTTTTTCCATGGCGAAATTTTAGGTCAGAAAAAGTACCTACGTGATCTATCCAAAGGAAACCAAAAAAAAGCAGGGATAGTTGCCTCTTTTATTGGCAACCCAGAAGTAGTGGTGTTGGATGAACCTTTTGCTAATTTGGATCCTACTACGCAGATACGTCTAAAGGGTATCATTAAGGAACTGGCCGCTAAAAACGAAGTAACCGTTTTGGTTTCAAGTCATGATCTGCAACACGTTACTGAGGTGTGTGAGCGTATAGTTGTATTGAACAAAGGCGAAATTGTAAAGGACATTCAAACTTCTGCGGAAACGCTTAAAGAATTGGAAACCTTTTTTGCAGGATGA
- a CDS encoding ferredoxin--NADP reductase, which yields MNDFHALKIAAVDTLTPNAVALTFEVPENLKNVFAFTAGQYITIKHKVDGKELRRAYSISSAPSSGKLTVGIKKMPKGTFSVYANERIKAGDVLEVMPPEGRFVFESVSEAKNVAAFAAGSGITPIMSIAQTVLESHAESTFVLVFGNQSPEETMYLKAVQELQDKYTNRFFVEYIYSRSQAENALFGRIETSTVNFVIKNKFKDVSFDVFYLCGPEEMITTVSDTLKNNGISEEKVLFELFTSPDTEDTLAEELDGKTKVEVLVDDETFSITMDKKELVLDAVLKQDINAPYSCQGGVCSSCIARITEGKAEMVKNQILTDGEVAEGLVLTCQAHPLTPTLKVDYDDV from the coding sequence ATGAATGACTTTCATGCATTAAAGATTGCTGCAGTTGATACCTTAACTCCAAATGCAGTAGCGCTTACTTTTGAAGTTCCCGAAAACCTTAAAAACGTCTTTGCTTTTACTGCAGGTCAGTACATTACCATAAAACATAAAGTTGATGGAAAAGAATTGCGCAGGGCATATTCCATTTCTTCAGCTCCATCTTCCGGAAAACTTACCGTTGGCATTAAAAAAATGCCAAAAGGCACATTTTCTGTTTATGCAAATGAACGCATTAAAGCAGGAGACGTTTTAGAAGTTATGCCTCCGGAAGGGCGATTTGTTTTTGAAAGTGTTTCTGAAGCTAAAAACGTGGCGGCATTCGCTGCGGGAAGCGGAATAACTCCTATTATGAGCATTGCTCAAACCGTTTTGGAAAGTCATGCAGAAAGTACTTTTGTTTTGGTATTTGGAAACCAATCTCCTGAAGAAACCATGTACCTAAAGGCCGTACAAGAGCTTCAAGATAAATACACCAATAGATTTTTTGTTGAATATATCTATAGTCGTTCGCAAGCAGAAAATGCGCTGTTTGGTAGAATTGAAACCTCAACGGTGAATTTTGTAATCAAAAATAAGTTCAAGGATGTTTCTTTTGATGTCTTCTATTTATGTGGTCCAGAAGAAATGATTACCACAGTTTCCGATACCCTAAAAAATAATGGGATCTCTGAAGAGAAAGTCTTGTTTGAACTGTTCACAAGTCCTGATACGGAAGATACGTTGGCAGAAGAATTGGATGGTAAAACAAAGGTTGAAGTACTTGTAGACGACGAGACCTTTTCTATTACTATGGATAAGAAAGAATTGGTGCTTGATGCCGTTCTTAAGCAGGATATTAATGCTCCCTATTCCTGTCAAGGTGGAGTGTGCAGTAGTTGTATTGCAAGGATTACTGAGGGGAAAGCCGAAATGGTCAAAAACCAAATACTAACGGATGGGGAAGTTGCAGAAGGATTGGTTTTAACATGCCAGGCACATCCTTTGACCCCAACACTTAAGGTTGATTATGATGATGTGTAA
- a CDS encoding patatin-like phospholipase family protein, producing MNTTITGAKSIGMVLSGGGIRGMAHIGLIKAMKEFGLDAKVIAGSSVGALVGALYANGNSVEDMLQFFKDTPLFQYNFFAISKPGFIDTERYFNIFKSYFPQNSFEGLEKPLYVVATDLLKGEEKVFYKGTLIKPLLASAALTPVFSPVEINRTLYADGGVMNNFPKEYVDGRADFIIGSNVSIAGEVQKKDLRNSLQLAGRVTGLMIYASCHQKLQECDLFIEPKALEKIGFLDKKGIQKAFTIGYDHGSRAIEGQLKAKK from the coding sequence ATGAACACAACAATTACCGGAGCAAAATCTATAGGAATGGTTCTTTCGGGAGGAGGAATTCGTGGAATGGCTCATATTGGATTGATAAAAGCCATGAAGGAATTTGGACTGGATGCTAAAGTAATAGCAGGTTCTAGTGTGGGCGCCTTGGTAGGTGCTTTATATGCAAATGGAAACTCCGTGGAGGATATGTTACAGTTTTTTAAGGACACTCCCTTGTTCCAATATAATTTCTTTGCAATTAGTAAACCTGGCTTTATAGATACCGAAAGGTATTTTAATATTTTTAAAAGTTATTTCCCCCAAAACTCCTTTGAAGGTTTAGAAAAGCCTCTATATGTCGTGGCTACCGATTTGCTCAAAGGAGAGGAAAAAGTATTTTATAAAGGGACGCTTATTAAACCTTTGTTGGCCTCTGCGGCCCTAACTCCAGTATTTAGCCCCGTTGAAATAAACAGAACCCTATACGCAGATGGAGGGGTAATGAACAATTTTCCCAAAGAGTACGTAGATGGGAGGGCTGATTTTATTATTGGAAGCAATGTTTCTATAGCTGGAGAAGTACAAAAGAAAGACCTTAGAAATTCCCTTCAATTGGCGGGACGTGTTACAGGCTTGATGATTTATGCCTCATGTCACCAAAAACTACAAGAATGTGATTTGTTTATTGAGCCCAAAGCATTAGAGAAAATAGGGTTCCTCGATAAAAAGGGTATTCAAAAAGCTTTTACAATTGGTTACGACCATGGCAGTAGAGCCATAGAAGGGCAATTAAAAGCAAAAAAGTAA
- a CDS encoding DUF2064 domain-containing protein yields the protein MKNTFSKETAILIFANSAVAETRHKKTVANLDLFRALNERAVKTAKASALPYFHFTEKEQQGTTFGERFSNAIQAIYDKGYKNVITIGNDSPQLKASHIIEAEKQLQLGKTVLGPSSDGGFYLMGLHHSNFDPTLFLRLPWQRFGLFNKISQLFESYDSHLYRLPVLHDIDTVADIRTLLNFSKTVGSSILKILDSFIKRSVRIVSKNVQILQHHFTSLHFNKGSPVLMQFS from the coding sequence TTGAAAAACACTTTCTCAAAAGAAACGGCAATCTTGATTTTTGCGAATTCCGCAGTTGCGGAAACTCGCCATAAAAAGACTGTGGCAAATTTAGATTTGTTCCGTGCATTAAATGAGCGCGCGGTTAAAACTGCCAAAGCTTCCGCATTACCTTATTTCCACTTTACCGAAAAAGAACAACAGGGCACAACTTTTGGAGAACGTTTTTCCAATGCCATCCAAGCAATTTATGACAAGGGCTATAAAAATGTTATTACCATTGGTAATGATAGCCCTCAATTAAAGGCCTCGCATATTATTGAGGCTGAAAAGCAATTACAACTTGGTAAAACCGTACTAGGACCTTCTTCTGATGGTGGTTTTTATCTGATGGGGCTCCATCATTCAAATTTTGACCCAACCTTATTTCTAAGATTGCCTTGGCAACGTTTTGGGCTTTTCAATAAGATTTCCCAATTATTTGAAAGTTATGATTCGCATCTATATAGGCTTCCTGTTTTACACGATATTGATACAGTAGCAGATATCAGGACCTTATTAAACTTTTCCAAAACGGTTGGTTCTTCCATTTTAAAAATTCTAGATTCCTTCATAAAAAGGAGTGTTCGTATTGTTTCCAAAAACGTTCAAATACTCCAACATCATTTTACCTCTCTTCATTTTAACAAGGGTTCACCTGTCTTGATGCAATTTTCCTAA